The Trichoderma asperellum chromosome 6, complete sequence region CCGCTCAAGTCGATCCTTGGAAAGTACATTTTGCCACAAGCACTATCATCATAGTATCATAGTGCTAACATGATCATCCGAGGCGGAAAGACTAGATAAATCAAACGTAATCCTCACCTCGCCCAGTGGCAGAAAAGTGTGGCTTGATTTATAACTACCTACCGATGGCGTATTTCCTATTTTCTGTTCTTGAGCACCAGCCCTTTACGGATGCCAATAATTTCAGTAACAgctcgaagaagatggaagcaTCACTCGGCCGTTCATATCGGTTCATCATCCTTGCCATTTGAGCTCTCTTTGATATCAGATGATGGCGGTTCGGCTGATCTAGAGATGTGGAGATTGTTCAAGCGAGCGTGGCAAGCGGACATGGAGACCAAGTGCTCAGTCTGACATCCTTCGGCTCATTCACATGAAATCGAACTATAAAACTCTTGCTATAACCTTCATTGGTTTTAACTTGTTCAGTCTATCGTCTTGATCAGAGTCGTGTACGGCCCACCGATTTCTTCAAAAATCATTCGGTTGGCTGCTACTGCGCTGATTGGTGCCATTAACATCCTAAGTGCCGGACCTCATCTCCGGCCTGGAGCTTGCTATGATAGCACTGGCCATTGGTCCAAGGGATACAATGCTGCCTGATGTGCCATGGTTTGCAATTGACAGGCCGATTGAGGAGATTAGGGCGCCTCTCAGacaacaagaaagaaaaaaaaaaaaaaaaaaaaaggtcaccAGTTAGGGGCTGACTAGTGTCGGCGTACATTGTGCTGCATGACACTTCGCATGGATGGATGCATCCTCGTCTATGCCCAAGCTTAGACACTTCTCTATATCTTGCCTCTTTTGACACTTGTGGACTTTGCAATGTCGGAATAAATCTCCCGAGATGTTGTGCCAGCAGCGTGTCATTAACCTTGGGGCTCTGAAGCTATCAGCTCCATTATAATGGAATAGTCTATTGTCCCGAAACTGGGAAGGCATCATTCGCCAAGGAATACTACAAAGCCTGACACCACTGTTAAAATATCAATTATGGTATCTAAGGGGGCGAAGTTGCCAACACCATTGATCCCACACAGAAAGAATCCAGCCTCCGGACCGCAGTGTTCAACCCGCCCGTCAACCATCTGGCTGCCGCTGTGGGTATAGTATGCGAGGCATGACACGCTTTCAATCACAAATTGGGATTAACAACTAACGCTAGACAAGTATTCTGCTCAACGGCTGCTCATACAGATGTGGATCGCTTCTGCAGTGAGAGCTTCGTTGATACATATCATGCATCTATGGGCTTAGTGCGCGACCATTCCCTTGGCTGATGAAGAGACGGTGAAGAGTAAAGGAGCAATTTCGCCGAGTATGACCTTAGTACCGAGTTCTTCTCGTCCGGCCCTCAATATGAGGAGGGGGCCTCGATCCAATGACAACGAAGAGTTGGTGTCAGGCGCTATCGTGGGTTTATGGGGGGGGCTTAGAAGGGTAACTGATTCGTAAGAGATGCCGGAAATGTCAAATGAGATATGGAGTCGAATTATGCCAACGTGTCCCTTGTTCCCCCACGTTgtgaagaggggaaaattttttatacacGGATAGGTAGATATTTTACCTTTCTTCTCAtgctcctctcctcccccctcttcctcttcctcttactccttcctcttctctttctttcttttctttgtctctgACGCTTTTCCTCTTATTATTATGGATACACTTTGATATTGATTTATGAAAGTTTAATATGACGTAAATTTAAGTTGGTCGCATTGAAGCTGTGTAATGATGTTGGATCTTGATGAGGGGGCACAAGGTTAGTTCTGAACGAGCTTTGCGTTGCTACTGGCAGCACGCATTTCATGAGAGAAATCgacggttttttttttttcttttttttttttcttttctttggaaCTATAATACAGGAAGAGTTGTTTTATGCCCGCATTCTCTGTGTCTCAATTTCTGGCTGAACTTTGATGGTTCATATAAGTTGTAATGGTATGTGGAGGTTCTGCCGTAAGAAGCTGATGTGTCCGAAGTTGTAGTTTAACATGAAGAGGTTTTCCAAATGTTGTACTTATGTGCCAAACTTCATGTAGCATACTAAAAAGTATGCAATTATGATGAGTAGTGATTGAATCAAAACTTTGCAGTTCGGGCGAATAACGAATCTCCATGACAAATGGTTGTCAATGATCTCTACCAGTCATGTAGCTCGGACATACTGAatgaattttttcttcttcttcttcttcttcttcttcttcttcttcttcctctctttcttcaattGCCAGACTAAAGGGAATATTTGAATACCTTTATGAATTTTTTCTTGAGAACCGCAACCTTTCTCCCGGAGAGTGTCTCAATGGATACGCGATGCCTCTGTTCCGCGCCGAAGAGTGGATACTAGCTCGCCGTGCCGGGATATCGGAGGCGGCCCCGCTTGAGattttggcgatgatgggtATTAGATGCAGAGCTGTATGGGCGATCTACATCCTCTCTCTATGaatacttattttttttcttttttgtttattgATTTATCGATGCGATAGCGAAGTAGATGGTAAGAGAGAGTGGGAAATATTTTGTGGGAAAAAAGGGTGGTAGAGCAATGTTGTTGTGCTAAGCGAGCGGGAAGGTCTTTGAGACGCTTAATTGGGTTTGACCAGGTTGTTTGTTGCTGTCGTTGTTATTGCTTGcccatcattttttttttttttatcaatcAATCTTTTACATTATACGTTTTAATAGCCTATAGCGCCTGTTATTTGTTTTGACGAGACGCTGAATGTAGTCATGTCGTTGGCCGCGAGGTTGATCGGTATGGAATCTTCTCTCATGTAAGAGTAGTCTCCTATTGGTCTTTCGATTGGCCTTTTACTCttcttggattttttttttttttggtagcGTCCTGACTTCATTTCAAAAGTCGTACTGGATTGAAGAGCTTAGTGCAAGGCTGGTTGTTggtgggggggagggggggcatGGACTAACTACCCGAGAGCGTTGGTCAATACTGGGCGTAAGTTGCTCAAAGAGCGCGATCTACGAGATTATCTCTGTATTCTATGGTCAAATACTTGAGGGGGGAAATGGACGAAAGAAAGGTGGATAGTGTTTGTAACGCGtcaaaagtaatataattatgaACAAGAAATATTGACaaaaatagagagagagaatccaCTTCTGGTACCATCATTGAGCGCTATTATCGTTACCttcattttaatttttcttctccctaaAAGGTGATtggaatttattaaagagctCAATCTTAATCATAATTTGAATGAATCCTCTGCATCGCCGAAATTGAACAGCGACTCTATTTACTACGTCAATTAAGCTAATGGTGGAAAGGACGCCAGTCGGTATGGACGGAAATCTTACCAGCGATACAGGAAGTATTGTGACCCATGATAGAACTATTATTTGACTGATGTTTCGGGGTGTTGTAGATGAATGTCATAGTGATAGAATTACCGTATTGATCCAACCGTATTGACCCAAGGTACAAGAGCTATCATAATATAAGCACTTGACAAAATTCTTAGAATAATAATGAAGTAGTCATGTTGTGACTAGGTAAATCTATGGTTTTAGTAGAAAGACTGTTGttgttttaaaataaaagcatttacatataaaaataactggCCAAAGCCATTTAGGGCTCTCCATCCATAGCTGCAATAACTCTAGGTGGATGATAAATATATGTAATCCGTCAATTTGAACATTGCCTGCCTTGAACATTGCCTGCCTATTTACCAACCAATTCTTCAacattaaaaacttttttctttgtagtTACCTCAATATCTAGCCAAATTTTAACCTAGCCTCGGACAGGAGGCCGCCAAGTCAAATACGTCATGGCACCTAAGCCGGTTTGCAGTTATTACTACAGTACTAACGTTGAACTGCAACTTTAGAGGCAGTAGAGCTTTGACATATTCCTTGTAGTACTAATGTAACCATGTGGCTATCTGCATACGACGCTGAGAAGTTCATCGAGGCATTTAGTGTATAAGCTTTTCTGCTCTTGCAGGGTTACATGTAAGGAGTCTCAGAAGCAAGCGTGTTGCTTTTTAAGGGGCTGTTCGGGATATAGAATGCCGATGGAGAGGGATTGCAATTACCCCTGTTTGTCTCTGCACTTTGTATACTCCGTATTTGCTAGGGACTTTTGTCCCGATAATATTCATTTCTATAACTCTGTAATTACGACTAATAGCTTGTAAATCCAGCTGTGGAATCACGAGCCCATCTGTCTGTTCGATATTTCGATAATCAACATTCCTCATCTTAGAACGTTACGTATCCAAGTCTGTGTGAGCGCAGTTTCATCTTCTCATCTGCCGTTTCAGGTTGAGACCATATAATGATGCGGTAGGATGAGCAACATAGAGACTCAGTTTGAGTTCTAGATGTAATATTATGATACCATTCGTATTCGGTTCTTGGGATGATCATAGTCGAACGCATGAGTCTccaaaaatagctaaatcgTGGATATAATAATATCGCGAATAGTAATCCCTCTGATGGCCTTGCAACACATCGACTAACTTTAACAAGAGATCAAGTTATGCAAATGCCATGACTGAGAGCCCGCTAGTCGTTTGCTGCGTCCGTCCTATTGCCATGTCCGTCAATTTGTCCTTTTTATCATGTTCGTCCCATGAATCCCACAAAATCCGCCAACTCCAATTCGCTGTTTCTCGCCGGGGTATTTAAGAGCGTCATGCTTTCGCCCAACTCGTCCACTGCTCATTGAACATATATACAAGCGCACTgagcaaaacaaaagagaaagtgTCATTAATGCTTTACGCCCGTCCCATGAACTTAGGATagcaataaagaaaagaaaagaaagcaagaaaaaaaaaagggcggaagagaaacaaaagaaaatccaaGGTTAAATAGCTCGTCCACTATAGTTTAGGTCGTTGTTGAGGCTCCGTTTCGTCTGAGGAGTATAGAGTCCCGAttcgtcttcgtctcctACACGAACCCAGTGCCCGTCTCTTCGGTTGTAAGGGGTCAAGTTGATGTCGACTTCGTCAGTTACTACGATGCCGTCGCTGTTGTTCTTGGAAAATCCCCCGCCTGTAATTTGAACACTGCGCGACCCACTAGAATAGGGATTATCAGATGATTGTTGTGTAGTACCTCCTTTATCTCTGTTTATGAGGCGACGATACAAAGGTCTATACACAGGAAGCGAAACAGCCAAAATACCGGCCATTAGTTCGACGACAGAAAGCATTCCAGCTGGCATGTTGTCCCCTGAAGAAGATTGTTAGTCTTTCGTGGAAAGGCGTATGTTACGGTAGCAGTTTAGACTTACAGCTCCCATCTGCTGTAGAACCAACTGCGAGGGCAAATGCTAGACGAGCGATGCTGACTAGGCATGCGCtagtaaaaaaagtattaacaTGTTTCGTCTTCATATATTGATGCGGTATGTCCATAAAATTAGCCAGGCTTACCTGCCACCCATTGCAAATGTAAATATGACCATTCGCTTCCTCTGCGTGGAGAGGTTGAGTTTGAGAACAAGGGGGATTGGCATAGCGAGAACGATGAAATCTGTAACGATGTTGCATATGCCGGCAACAAGGACAAGAGCGCCATAATTGACGCATGTACCTCCAGCGATAGACGGGTCCCAACCAAAGGCAATCGGGGTACACTGAAAGATTGCAACGAAAGCACAACTGATGGCCCAACAGGCCATGAAGATAGCGACAGCCCAAAGGCAGTAGTGGAACCGTTTTTGCGGGAAGATGGCATGATACATGCTCAAGATGCTGAATTTGAGAAAAGCCATGCAAACGCAATAGAGGTTTTCGTTGATAATATTGATCTGTCGAGGAAGGGAGTATTAGGATCTCAGACTTTAAACAGAGCAACTGTTGTGTCTTCCAAAACATGATGCAGTTCTGAGACTGCGTTGATCAACTTACAACTTGAAGCATTCGTGCATTATTAGGATCTGTAACGAGGATGATATGTCGACCACCCCCATACTTGACTGACATTGCAAAGCAAACATCAAAAACGGCAAAGTTGAGCTGTGAAGCACTATTAGCTTTGGACTCCTCTGAGCTGGCCTTTGACTCAGTTGCCTGTTCCCAAGGCCGGCGCCTAGTTGTCCATCACACGGGAACTGTTGCAAGTCTCCGCTGCGACAACTCGATAAACTCACCCAAGCAAACAATATCAGCCAGTCGCTCGTCGCGATCCCAGCCTTTGAAATCCTTCGCGATATCAAGCGGagggcgatgaagacgattgATGCGATTCCGCATATTGATGTGCATGCAATGATATCTGGTACGCGCGTGTCATTGATGTGTGCCTCCATGTAGGCGATCTCGGCCGCATCTGGTAGCCGTGGCATTGTGGCAGATTCTTTCTGGAGTCAAAGCGACTCCAGCTGGATACATGCGCAACGGATCAAAcgaacaaaacaaagaaaaaagagaaagctgaagaggagcaagCGGCGTTGTGCCTCTACAACCTTATCAGAAATGATGACGCCTGCTGCTTGGCAGCAGTATTCGAAAGTTGGGAAACCACATTGGTCAACcggcagagaagatgggcaACCCGGGTACAAAGTATTTGATTGCCGTCGCATTGGAACTGACCTCTCTGGCTGGAGTAGAGGCAACCATTGGTCCGATATGCCGATTAGGATGCGTGCAAGAGACGTCTCAGTCAAGGAAGACTACCATAGCGAGGGGGGTGAACGGCTTGTGGGGGCCGTGTCGGATCCTTACGCTGATCCTGGCCTATGTCTTACTCAGAACTCTGGCAGTGATGCCACCCAGCAGCGGCCGTTGCTAAGAACTTCCAGCAGCGGTAGTACCTTGGAGTCGCATCTGGAGCCGCATCTTGCAGAAAACACGCCGTGCGAAGCGAACTGAAACCAGCGGCGGACTGCTCATGCTGCGGATACTGGCCGATATCGAGAGCGACCCTGCTCGATGCCAGGCTCCCTGGGCAATGTAACGCTGCTTTGACTGGAACCCACGAGGTCAAGCCCGGCGGTGCTGTTCAAGCATGCCATATCGAGCCGCCACGAGGGAGCGAGCTATTGCGCCGTAGGCGAATGGCTGGCCTGGCCATCGGGGGATTCCCTGCCGTGCTTTGCCACTTTTTGCCAAACATGTGTGGAGGGCTGGCATGACCATGGGTAGCATTCGTATGGATACTCTGCGCTGCTAGCCAATGTCGCACAGGAGAGATTGGAATCGCTGGGCGGTGGTACGAGGCGAGGCCATTGCGCTCGGGGGGATTGCTTCATCGAGCTGACGGGACAGAGTCCGGGCGTGATCTGGATCCTGTATCGGACAGGGAGCAGAGAAGATCTGaatactagtaggtagtcgTACTGCGTATATGCCTGCATGTAGTAGGTCGTGATGAGCAGCTAAGAGGGCATCCTGGGCTGCTGTCTGTGCTCTTGTCGTGTCGAGAACACCCTGCCTTGGATCTGCTAGCCTGGACGATCGCACGAGTTGGTTGCGCGATGAGGCGCCTCGGTGGACCAGAGCGCTGGATGCCGGGTCTAATATCTGACAATGTCTGCTTCGGCAAAAGGCGAcggtgacgacgaggatgatgacggagaagaaagagacagGTGGGGGACGGAAAAGTAGGACCACAGAAGGAACACGTGCGCATCCGCCTGTAACATGGACACATATTGCCTGATCAGTTCTCAGCAAAAATGTATGTGCGTAAAGCTAATTTGTATGTGCAAAATTCTCGTATTCCCGGATTTTCTGTCGCCCGCTGGAGATGCGACTAGTCCAGCAAGGCAGGTCTTGGAGGTGGTGCTGATGCGGGAAGTAGTGCCAGTGCTAGTGCCAGTGCTAGTTGAGTGCTATAACTTCCATATTGAGCGCTACCGGGTGGTGGGCAGTCAGAGCCACCGCTGCAGACGCACACGCACCTATATTTGGATGCCGTGACGCTTGGCTTCTGTAGCAGCAGGCATCGTTGAATCCCTCCGCTCCATGCATGCGGCATATTGTCACGAGCAGAGCTAGCGCATCACTCGCCTTCCCAGCAGTGGCAACTAGGGACTGtacgagatgctgctgctgcttgctctGAAGGCAGCGCCAATGTGGGCTACGGCATACAGCAGACTATACCagcatgtacatgcataGTCAGCCAGCATTTGATCTGGAACTTGGCGCTTATACACACCAGCTGAGTGCATGCACAGGCACAGGGTCCTTGAGCCTAAATGCCCTGAACCAGTCCCTCTAATACCCCtacccctcccccctccccttccCGCTCGTCCCGCCGTGGGGtggctgatgatgagctttTAGTGTCCCGCCGTCTCCAACTAGCTGCCTGCTTTATTTGCACCTTGGCGTGCTGCTGTAGTGCTACATAGCACTGCTCTGTTCCAGGCGCCGTGAGTGGCTCGGGAATCCTTCGGGCCGAGCACTTTTCGAACGCACAAGGCTCAAATGCTGGCTTCCAATTGGTCCAAACTAAAGCAATACTTGTATGTAACTGTAAGGTAACGACACGACATTGATGATATGCCTGGGTACAGGATACCATACATCTGCACGTATAAATtactgctgcagcagaagccGGGGAGGGGGCCTCCTACGGTGAAAATTTTTGCTCGGTGCAGTCTCTTGCAtttcttggctgctgctcctccatcCCTCTGTCCCCGTAATTTCCGATGCTCATTTCGACTCCTCTGCGCTGCATCGCTCCTTGGTACTAAATCGTCTGATCTCAACTCGGCAGTAGCTGCGACCCTAGCCGTTATCTTGCCCACAGTTCTCATTCCCACTCTCGCTGCTGACCACCACCCATCGGCTGTCGATGCTGTGCGCTACACCGTGGATTTTCCTGCCAGAGCAAGGTCGTGATGCCCATAAATATGATGGAGTTGTAGTGGCCTACCCGCCTAAAGCAGGTACCTGtatctgtatgtatgtacggaTACAATTTGCGGGGAATTAAGAATGCTAATAGTCCGCCAAAGGAGCGACTATGCAGATATACATGACCATTGTGTGCTGCCAATAAAAGAAGATATTATCCATATGATGCCAATTAATTTACTGGAAACCGGGTGCAATAGGTACCACACCTGCACCAATGGCTCATATACCACCCGTGCCGTTCCAATCTCCCCACGCTTCATTCATCAGGAATACGAAGAAAGGAGGCAAATACAATACTTCTCAATTGCATCATCTCCCATAGTCAATGATACTCACATCTATCAGAGATGTAAGAATTACTATCTTAGAGATCTACATCAAAGGCTGACAATTCCATTTATTGCAGACTTTCTAAATATAGCAGTCTTCGCTAATAAGTCATTCGGTTTGTAGATATTCCACCAAGGTGTTCCGCGATGCTACGCAAAAGGTCACCCATACGCACAAGGAATAGATTTTTGCCGTATGAGAGAAAACAAATACGACAACGCATTAAAGAATACCACTTTGCAATACTATGGTGTGGAATCAATGCTCTACCATGTATCGAATATACTACCTATGTATTAAGCTGTTGCTACAAGTACCGGCAGATACTACTCTGCGTTGGGCCGCGGTTCGCCGTTGTAGATCCTTTGCAATGTAACGCTGCCGCTCTTCATACTTGCTAAGCCCGAGTAACGTGCATACATGAACCGAAACCCGTCATATATCTGAATCCTCCCCGGGTCAACCTATGCGGATGTGGCTTGGACGCAAGACAGACGATCATGTACATTTTCTCGGCTTACACACAGGTATAGCAGATTGGCAGCTTAAGCTTACTTGCATGAGATGGAGCATAAAATCTCAATTATTCGGATCGCAAAGGGATATGATCTGCCTCGCCATTAGTATAAGATTTAATAGAAAAGTAGGTGGGAAAAGACAGTTCTACATAGACACCCTCATCTCCTAATCATGCCGCGTCCATCCCTCTCTTGGCGCTGTTGGTTGGTTCTCTCTTTAAATACCGGTTGCTGTTAGAGCAATATCACCCCTTGACAGCTCCAAGGATCCGATACTGTAACATTCATAATCCCAATTAAGCATAAGGAGATGTGTTGCTTTGTCTTTAAGCCTGCGTGCATCTTTGACAGAtaccttc contains the following coding sequences:
- a CDS encoding uncharacterized protein (EggNog:ENOG41~TransMembrane:7 (o22-45i57-78o98-117i138-159o179-206i218-243o255-275i)); translated protein: MPRLPDAAEIAYMEAHINDTRVPDIIACTSICGIASIVFIALRLISRRISKAGIATSDWLILFAWLNFAVFDVCFAMSVKYGGGRHIILVTDPNNARMLQVINIINENLYCVCMAFLKFSILSMYHAIFPQKRFHYCLWAVAIFMACWAISCAFVAIFQCTPIAFGWDPSIAGGTCVNYGALVLVAGICNIVTDFIVLAMPIPLVLKLNLSTQRKRMVIFTFAMGGSACLVSIARLAFALAVGSTADGSWDNMPAGMLSVVELMAGILAVSLPVYRPLYRRLINRDKGGTTQQSSDNPYSSGSRSVQITGGGFSKNNSDGIVVTDEVDINLTPYNRRDGHWVRVGDEDESGLYTPQTKRSLNNDLNYSGRAI